From the Natrarchaeobaculum aegyptiacum genome, one window contains:
- a CDS encoding DUF7576 family protein: MTETMDEASNGPRCRECDDDLADATLPRTLTWIEDGTVVSRRFCSDECLEAWRS, encoded by the coding sequence ATGACCGAGACGATGGACGAGGCGTCGAACGGACCACGCTGTCGAGAGTGTGACGACGACCTGGCCGACGCGACGCTTCCGCGTACCCTCACCTGGATCGAGGACGGAACCGTCGTCTCTCGACGATTCTGCAGTGACGAGTGTCTCGAGGCGTGGCGCTCCTGA
- a CDS encoding DUF7556 family protein, protein MTPNVGSVGERSSDDREVVAAIDEVDGMRQLVIADLARDGAWLSMCATDAASLEECR, encoded by the coding sequence ATGACACCCAACGTGGGATCGGTCGGCGAGCGATCGTCTGACGACCGTGAGGTAGTCGCAGCCATCGACGAGGTCGACGGCATGCGACAGCTCGTCATCGCCGATCTCGCGCGAGACGGCGCCTGGCTCTCGATGTGCGCGACAGACGCCGCATCACTCGAGGAGTGCCGATAA
- a CDS encoding formyltetrahydrofolate deformylase, with the protein MTTDVTEITVIGEDDTGLVARVTSLLFERGINIEDLDQAVRDGVFRMYLAVDTSEMVCTEEKLREALHELGDDLGLDVQVRFPADRETQQIAVLVTKESHCLEALFEAWANDELGADIGVVIGNHDDLEPLADQYGIPFHDIGDEGGQQNEDRLLDLLAEYDADLIVLARYMRILSPNVVFRYEDRIINIHPSLLPAFPGAEAYRQAVEEGVRIAGVTAHYVTTDLDQGPIITQRAFDVPDDADVAAVKRRGQPLEADALLEAVKLHLNGDVSVHRGRTTVRENGTAYQLGLPDELEEFTPDRPVDGLASAISDES; encoded by the coding sequence ATGACGACCGACGTGACCGAAATTACGGTGATCGGAGAGGACGACACCGGACTGGTCGCTCGCGTGACCAGCCTCCTGTTCGAGCGCGGAATCAACATCGAGGACCTGGATCAGGCGGTTCGCGACGGCGTCTTCCGGATGTACCTCGCCGTCGACACCTCGGAGATGGTCTGTACCGAAGAGAAGCTCCGGGAAGCCCTCCACGAACTGGGCGACGACCTCGGACTGGACGTGCAGGTCCGGTTCCCCGCTGACCGAGAGACCCAGCAGATCGCCGTCCTCGTTACGAAGGAGAGCCACTGTCTCGAGGCGCTGTTCGAGGCGTGGGCCAACGACGAACTGGGGGCGGACATCGGCGTCGTCATCGGTAACCACGACGACCTGGAACCACTGGCCGACCAGTACGGCATCCCGTTCCACGACATCGGCGACGAGGGCGGCCAGCAGAACGAAGACCGGCTGCTCGACCTGCTGGCGGAGTACGACGCCGACCTCATCGTCCTCGCCCGCTACATGCGCATTCTCAGTCCGAACGTCGTCTTCCGCTACGAGGACCGGATCATCAACATCCACCCCTCGTTGCTGCCCGCGTTCCCCGGCGCAGAAGCCTACCGTCAAGCCGTCGAGGAGGGCGTCCGGATTGCCGGCGTCACCGCCCACTACGTGACCACGGACCTCGATCAGGGCCCGATCATCACCCAGCGCGCGTTCGACGTCCCGGACGACGCCGACGTCGCGGCCGTGAAACGTCGGGGGCAGCCACTCGAGGCCGACGCCCTGCTCGAGGCCGTCAAACTGCACCTGAACGGCGACGTCTCCGTCCACCGCGGCCGGACGACGGTTCGAGAGAACGGCACGGCCTACCAGCTCGGCCTCCCCGACGAACTCGAGGAGTTCACCCCGGATCGACCGGTCGACGGCCTCGCCAGCGCCATCTCCGACGAATCCTGA
- a CDS encoding NAD(P)/FAD-dependent oxidoreductase, which translates to MTTTTAHTCDHDVAIVGAGPAGIGTAVALEHLDVDYGVLERDCVGSSFRRWPDEMRLLTPSFPGNAFGVRDLNAITPDTSPALALDSEHPTGQEYAGYLEAVAEFHDLPIRTGTDVERVYPRDDAEGFVLETADGAIAARYVVWAAGEFQYPADGAIPGSANAVHVASIDSWARHARLVSPATGESDETSGRSPTERPAPDGGETASGMGESIACPDDDTDRVDDVVVVGGGESGIDAALGLSDEGLSVTVVDPDGPWRYRSPDPSEVLSPRTTDRLECAREAGRPIDLVAETRVERIERRDGDRYRVVTDRDDVVSRTPPVLATGFEGSVGLVDDLFAFERVDGGKRGNGDVDAATDEDENGGNATAGTPVLTDRDESTETPGLFLAGPQVAHDGQPFCFIYKFRQRFAVVAETIGDRLGVDTGPLAAYREKSMFLEDLSCCEPDYCDC; encoded by the coding sequence ATGACGACCACGACCGCACACACGTGCGACCACGACGTCGCGATCGTCGGCGCCGGTCCCGCCGGGATCGGAACCGCGGTCGCCCTCGAGCACCTCGACGTCGACTATGGTGTCCTCGAGCGCGACTGCGTCGGTTCCTCCTTTCGTCGATGGCCAGACGAGATGCGGCTGTTGACCCCGTCGTTCCCGGGGAACGCGTTCGGCGTCCGGGACCTGAACGCGATCACGCCCGACACCTCGCCAGCGCTCGCCCTCGACAGCGAACACCCGACCGGACAGGAGTACGCCGGCTACCTCGAGGCCGTCGCGGAGTTTCACGACCTCCCGATTCGAACCGGGACGGACGTCGAACGCGTCTACCCTCGAGACGACGCCGAGGGGTTCGTCCTCGAGACGGCGGACGGCGCGATCGCGGCCCGGTACGTGGTGTGGGCCGCCGGCGAGTTCCAGTATCCGGCCGACGGCGCGATTCCGGGATCGGCCAACGCCGTCCACGTGGCGTCGATCGACTCGTGGGCCCGACACGCGCGACTCGTCTCACCTGCAACCGGGGAGAGTGACGAGACCAGCGGTCGGTCGCCGACCGAGCGTCCCGCACCAGATGGTGGAGAGACGGCCTCCGGGATGGGCGAGTCGATCGCTTGCCCGGACGACGACACGGACAGGGTGGACGACGTGGTGGTCGTCGGCGGCGGGGAAAGCGGGATCGACGCCGCACTCGGACTGTCCGACGAAGGGCTCTCCGTAACGGTGGTCGACCCCGACGGCCCATGGCGGTACCGCAGTCCCGACCCGAGCGAGGTCCTCTCCCCGCGGACGACCGATCGACTCGAGTGCGCACGCGAGGCCGGCCGACCGATCGACCTCGTCGCCGAGACGCGCGTCGAGCGAATCGAACGCCGCGACGGAGACCGCTATCGCGTCGTCACCGACCGGGACGACGTCGTCTCACGAACGCCGCCGGTCCTCGCCACCGGGTTCGAGGGGAGTGTCGGACTCGTCGACGACCTGTTCGCGTTCGAGCGCGTTGACGGGGGTAAGAGGGGGAACGGGGACGTCGACGCCGCCACTGATGAAGACGAAAACGGAGGCAACGCCACGGCCGGGACACCGGTGCTCACCGACCGTGACGAGTCGACCGAGACGCCGGGACTCTTCCTCGCCGGCCCACAGGTCGCCCACGACGGCCAGCCGTTCTGTTTCATCTACAAGTTCCGCCAGCGGTTCGCCGTCGTCGCCGAGACGATCGGCGACAGACTGGGCGTCGACACCGGACCGCTCGCAGCCTACCGAGAGAAATCGATGTTCCTCGAAGACCTCTCGTGCTGTGAGCCTGACTACTGTGACTGCTGA
- a CDS encoding HalOD1 output domain-containing protein: protein MTVTPETNCASQIDPEDQTAIASHDWETDESLSETIVSTVATLSGTEPDELDRLYDRVDPDSLETLFAPTGGTARRNAGRVSFRLAEYTVTVHASGTIVVTAAD, encoded by the coding sequence ATGACGGTAACACCGGAAACCAACTGCGCCAGCCAGATCGATCCCGAGGACCAGACCGCGATCGCCTCCCACGACTGGGAGACCGACGAGTCACTGTCGGAAACGATCGTCTCGACGGTCGCGACGCTCTCCGGGACCGAACCGGACGAACTCGATCGTCTCTACGACCGCGTCGATCCGGACAGCCTCGAGACCCTGTTCGCCCCAACCGGAGGCACGGCCCGACGGAACGCCGGTCGCGTCTCGTTCCGGCTCGCCGAGTACACGGTGACGGTCCACGCCTCGGGCACGATCGTGGTGACGGCTGCAGACTGA
- a CDS encoding DUF7511 domain-containing protein, producing MSDHDGGDGRHRDADDRDDAAARTADTGMDSSSPGPSPCDEAYVERRDYRPDTCTIYSSVTARTAREQWIRAWGDAFVSREQMR from the coding sequence GTGAGCGACCACGACGGCGGGGATGGTCGGCACCGCGACGCCGACGATCGGGATGACGCAGCGGCTCGGACGGCGGACACCGGGATGGACTCCTCGTCACCGGGACCCTCGCCCTGTGACGAGGCCTACGTCGAACGGCGAGACTATCGTCCGGATACGTGTACGATCTACTCGTCGGTGACGGCGCGGACGGCCCGCGAGCAATGGATCAGGGCCTGGGGCGACGCGTTCGTCTCGCGAGAACAGATGCGGTGA
- a CDS encoding GTP-binding protein: protein MTDDSIPVTVLSGTLGAGKTTTLNHVLRETDRDLAVLVNDMGEVNVDADRVAESSNIADEDEEVIELSNGCICCELRGDLLDAIGELVAADREFDAIVVESTGVAEPLPVAQTLTLGFDQTDLEPTEFYEETGIEPLSGCHLDTTVTVVDAHQFDAAMESDEILDDDGTKKHLGDLLVEQVEFCDVLVLNKCDLVAADRLEAIESTLEVLQPRATLLRAEHGRIDPDAILETERFDFEDASRSAGWIRELEQPHESAEDEHGVTSFVFEARRPFHPERFADLLDEFPDAVVRAKGHFWLATRPDAALTFNVAGQSIRVGPGGQWVASLPPAEREQHVSENPALEEGWHDRWGDRNVRLVVIGVEMDHDALREALADCLLRDDELEADRSDWEDRFPTFEAVADDPDGDAERGGAAAETEADARDEQAEIGLAD from the coding sequence ATGACCGACGACTCGATTCCCGTCACCGTCCTGTCCGGAACACTCGGCGCTGGCAAGACGACCACGCTGAACCACGTTCTGCGTGAAACCGACCGCGACCTCGCCGTCCTCGTCAACGACATGGGTGAGGTGAACGTCGACGCCGACCGCGTCGCCGAGTCCTCGAACATCGCCGACGAGGACGAGGAGGTGATCGAACTCTCGAACGGCTGTATCTGCTGTGAACTCCGCGGCGACCTGCTCGACGCCATCGGTGAACTCGTCGCTGCAGACCGCGAGTTCGACGCCATCGTCGTCGAATCGACCGGGGTCGCGGAACCGCTGCCCGTCGCCCAGACGCTCACCCTCGGATTCGACCAGACCGACCTCGAGCCGACCGAATTCTACGAGGAGACCGGCATCGAACCGCTCTCCGGCTGTCACCTCGATACGACCGTCACCGTCGTCGACGCCCACCAGTTCGACGCAGCGATGGAGTCCGACGAGATTCTGGACGACGACGGCACGAAAAAACACCTCGGAGACCTGCTGGTCGAACAGGTCGAGTTCTGCGACGTCCTCGTGCTCAACAAGTGTGATCTGGTCGCTGCCGACCGACTCGAGGCGATCGAGTCCACGCTCGAGGTCCTCCAGCCCCGCGCGACACTGCTCCGGGCCGAACACGGCCGGATCGATCCAGACGCGATTCTCGAGACCGAGCGGTTCGACTTCGAGGACGCCAGCCGGTCTGCAGGCTGGATCCGGGAACTCGAGCAGCCCCACGAGAGCGCCGAGGACGAACACGGCGTCACCTCGTTCGTCTTCGAGGCCCGGCGGCCGTTCCACCCCGAACGGTTCGCCGACCTGCTCGACGAGTTCCCGGATGCGGTGGTCCGTGCGAAGGGGCACTTCTGGCTTGCAACTCGCCCGGACGCGGCGCTCACGTTCAACGTCGCCGGACAGTCGATCCGGGTCGGACCCGGCGGTCAGTGGGTCGCGTCCCTGCCACCCGCAGAACGCGAGCAGCACGTCTCCGAGAACCCGGCTCTCGAGGAGGGCTGGCACGATCGCTGGGGTGACCGCAACGTCCGGCTGGTCGTCATCGGCGTCGAGATGGACCACGATGCGCTTCGCGAGGCCCTCGCGGACTGCCTGCTCCGTGACGACGAACTCGAGGCCGATCGTTCCGACTGGGAGGATCGGTTCCCGACGTTCGAGGCCGTAGCCGACGACCCGGACGGAGACGCCGAGCGAGGTGGTGCAGCGGCCGAGACGGAGGCCGACGCTCGAGACGAACAGGCCGAAATCGGGCTGGCAGACTGA
- a CDS encoding SHOCT domain-containing protein, with product MTDEEGVRPVIHVSTTAIVVIVLAALVATVALAWINTGIAIMLAIFLLIFGTEFAERVTTDLEASDVAEYVTADPPGGRADGRTEALEILRQRYAAGELTDLEFERKLETLVATERVEDVERYVGEIRDRRGEPVEREASRDPELDRR from the coding sequence ATGACCGATGAGGAGGGGGTCAGACCGGTTATCCACGTCTCGACGACCGCGATCGTGGTGATCGTCCTCGCGGCCCTCGTGGCGACGGTCGCGCTGGCCTGGATCAACACCGGCATCGCGATCATGCTGGCGATCTTCCTGCTCATCTTCGGAACCGAGTTCGCTGAGCGCGTGACGACCGACCTCGAGGCCAGCGACGTCGCCGAGTACGTCACGGCCGATCCCCCGGGAGGGAGAGCCGACGGCCGAACCGAGGCCCTCGAGATTCTCCGCCAGCGCTACGCCGCCGGCGAACTGACCGATCTCGAGTTCGAGCGCAAACTCGAGACGCTGGTTGCGACCGAGCGGGTCGAGGACGTCGAACGGTACGTCGGCGAGATCCGTGATCGGAGGGGAGAGCCCGTCGAACGCGAGGCCAGCCGGGATCCGGAGCTCGACCGGCGCTAG
- a CDS encoding FAD/NAD(P)-binding protein → MLECALVGGGIHGTVLAQRLLQETRFDRSDIRILDPNERLLASFRRKAAACEMEAMRSTFVHHVGTEPFGLEDFAEARGREDELLPTREYPPRPSLALFLDYADDVIERRDLAALHRQAAVTGIQPRGDGQTGFVLETDAGESLATRRVVLAIGHGGRYRRPSWAEGVEGVTHVWDDEFDSRTDGESEDDNRNGDGDDDWSEGEDVNEAQGRTEDDRETVVVGGGITAVQLATCLAEHESVTLLSRDDPAVATAEADPRWINWGHVSRHLHRHPPGSKRRFEVVEDAHNAGTIPPRLSERLESLVDDGTMTHRIGDVRSARRVDGRVRLLLADGGCLTADRVALATGFEPVTEHPFVERVAAACDLERGYRGMPVLEDETLAWLGTDGDARELYVSGGLARGTAGPLAGTVVGARRAGDRIVRAIDTRTLVTAD, encoded by the coding sequence ATGCTCGAGTGCGCACTCGTCGGCGGTGGCATCCACGGAACGGTTCTCGCACAGCGGCTCCTCCAGGAGACCCGGTTCGACCGATCCGATATCCGGATCCTCGACCCGAACGAGCGACTGCTCGCGTCCTTCCGGCGAAAGGCAGCGGCCTGTGAGATGGAGGCGATGCGCTCGACGTTCGTCCACCACGTCGGCACCGAACCGTTCGGTCTCGAGGACTTCGCCGAGGCCCGTGGACGGGAAGACGAGCTCCTGCCGACCCGGGAATACCCACCGCGACCGTCGCTCGCACTCTTTCTCGACTACGCCGACGACGTGATCGAGCGCCGCGATCTCGCCGCCCTCCACCGGCAGGCTGCCGTCACGGGTATCCAGCCCCGGGGCGACGGGCAGACGGGGTTCGTCCTCGAGACAGACGCCGGCGAATCGCTCGCAACACGCCGGGTCGTCCTCGCCATCGGCCACGGCGGCCGGTATCGTCGACCGTCGTGGGCCGAGGGCGTCGAGGGAGTCACGCACGTCTGGGACGACGAGTTCGATTCCCGTACGGACGGAGAGAGTGAAGACGACAACAGGAACGGAGACGGGGACGACGACTGGAGCGAGGGCGAAGACGTGAACGAGGCCCAGGGCAGGACCGAGGACGACCGCGAGACCGTCGTCGTCGGCGGCGGCATCACCGCCGTCCAGCTCGCGACCTGCCTGGCCGAGCACGAATCCGTCACGTTGCTCTCGAGAGACGACCCCGCAGTCGCGACCGCCGAGGCCGACCCGCGGTGGATCAACTGGGGCCACGTCAGTCGCCACCTCCACCGGCATCCACCGGGGTCGAAGCGGCGATTCGAGGTCGTCGAGGACGCCCACAACGCCGGGACGATTCCCCCACGGCTGTCCGAGCGCCTCGAGTCGCTCGTCGACGACGGCACGATGACCCACCGGATCGGCGACGTCCGGTCCGCCCGACGCGTCGACGGTCGCGTACGACTCCTGCTCGCAGACGGTGGCTGTCTCACCGCCGACCGCGTGGCGCTGGCGACCGGATTCGAGCCCGTCACCGAACACCCGTTCGTCGAACGAGTGGCAGCAGCCTGTGACCTCGAGCGAGGCTATCGCGGGATGCCGGTGCTCGAGGACGAGACCCTCGCGTGGCTGGGGACCGACGGCGACGCGCGGGAGCTGTACGTCTCCGGTGGGCTGGCCCGCGGCACCGCCGGGCCGCTCGCCGGGACCGTCGTCGGTGCGCGCCGTGCCGGTGATCGAATCGTTCGTGCGATCGATACTCGCACCCTCGTGACCGCCGACTGA
- a CDS encoding MFS transporter — translation MPPDPNRVQARLLEADRYYGWFVVVGCFALSLMTAGTMFSFSVFLGPVLETFDQSYANASLVFSVQSFVTFSGAAVLGFAVDRYGLGRLLVVAAVLITVGLVGASQSPSFAWVLLSYSVVAAAGMGITFVVAYTTTPRWFERRRALATGVAVSGWGVGIVAMPPFVEVLIARLGWQPTYLVLAGLFLVAIAVAMALLANRPQELGVDTGDEFETAPSVLDGGHPASVRRQLQKALEAVWTPLFALVFAALLLAFVPANAILVYLVDFTEAAGVSRQIGVIAVSIVGGMNVVAKFTAGWAADRIGTDWMMATCVVLMCVPTLLLVAVPTPTTVLVLSAVFGFGYGGIAALMSPLVANLFGTGDLSTLFGITCIGFAVAGVSVPYAVGQGLDTFGNYEIPFVVTAAVGLLSAVLFVGVRRARADV, via the coding sequence GTGCCACCGGACCCCAACCGCGTTCAGGCCCGCCTGCTCGAGGCCGACCGATACTACGGGTGGTTCGTCGTCGTCGGCTGTTTCGCGCTGTCGCTGATGACCGCCGGCACGATGTTCTCGTTCAGCGTCTTCCTCGGACCGGTGCTCGAGACGTTCGACCAGTCGTACGCGAACGCATCGCTCGTCTTCAGCGTCCAGTCGTTCGTCACTTTCAGCGGTGCCGCCGTCCTCGGGTTCGCGGTCGACCGCTACGGGTTAGGGCGGTTGCTCGTCGTCGCCGCCGTCTTGATTACCGTCGGACTCGTCGGGGCGAGCCAGTCGCCGTCGTTCGCGTGGGTGCTCCTCTCCTACAGCGTCGTCGCCGCGGCGGGCATGGGTATCACGTTCGTGGTCGCGTACACGACGACGCCACGGTGGTTCGAGCGTCGCCGTGCCCTCGCGACCGGGGTCGCCGTCTCGGGCTGGGGTGTCGGTATCGTCGCCATGCCGCCGTTCGTCGAGGTCCTCATCGCTCGACTCGGCTGGCAACCGACCTACCTCGTCCTCGCCGGCCTGTTCCTCGTCGCCATCGCCGTCGCGATGGCCCTGCTCGCGAACCGACCGCAGGAACTCGGCGTCGACACCGGCGACGAGTTCGAAACGGCACCGAGCGTACTCGACGGCGGCCACCCCGCCTCCGTTCGAAGACAGCTCCAGAAGGCACTCGAGGCCGTCTGGACGCCGCTGTTCGCGCTCGTGTTCGCCGCGCTCTTGCTGGCGTTCGTCCCGGCGAACGCGATCCTCGTCTACCTCGTCGACTTCACCGAAGCCGCGGGCGTGAGCCGACAGATCGGCGTCATCGCCGTCAGTATCGTCGGCGGAATGAACGTCGTCGCGAAGTTCACCGCTGGCTGGGCCGCCGACCGGATCGGCACCGACTGGATGATGGCCACCTGCGTCGTGTTGATGTGCGTCCCGACGCTGTTGCTCGTCGCAGTGCCAACCCCGACGACCGTCCTCGTCCTCTCGGCCGTCTTCGGCTTCGGCTACGGTGGGATCGCCGCGCTCATGTCGCCGCTCGTCGCGAACCTCTTCGGGACGGGCGACCTGAGCACCCTCTTCGGGATCACCTGCATCGGGTTCGCAGTCGCCGGCGTCTCCGTCCCCTACGCGGTCGGCCAGGGTCTCGACACGTTCGGGAACTACGAGATCCCGTTCGTGGTCACCGCCGCCGTCGGCCTGCTGTCTGCCGTCCTCTTCGTCGGCGTCAGGCGTGCTCGAGCGGACGTCTGA